The DNA window TTCTTGATAATTTGGACATTAAGCCCGGCTTCACTGACCACTCGATGTATTCTGTAGGGAGAGCACGATCGCgttctttgaaatattattaactGTAAGATTCGAAGCGAATAATGCAAAAGAAATTATCGAATTCACTTCCGTTAGAATGGAAAACAGGGTCAAGATACAGAGAGGTAAGGATATGAGTCAATGAATTGTATTCTCATTGTATATATAGTCATTCCAACATCTAAATCATCGAGGTACCATTTTGGAGTTTCTCGCAGTCGGAAATGACTAAatctattcttcaatctGATTAGATACTGTTTGTGTGAGAAGGATACAGAAGACGTAGCACTCACGATTGCGTAGATCCTAattgtctaattgtattctatctaaagatTTAGATATGTACGGGAGATAGTAGATCTTACATAAGGCCTAAtagaaagagctagtctctttcaTATTCGCTTAGGGGCTTTAATAAAGTAgctattgaattgaagttattcactgTATTCACacaaatacctaggtagtgatcaagaaattctacACAGGCCTCAGATAATTAGCTAGAAATGTTATCAATAATGGCTCAATCACTGAGATGGCTGACATAGCTACACATCTTCGAGCCCTAAAACGTCCAGTAGTACATTTGTCAAATAATTTGAACTAAATTGTTTTAAGAACATACTCCAGAAACTCTTCTCCTCGGACAAGGAGTCCCTATCAATAACTTCGAAATATTGTATACATAGCACTGAGCAATAACTTGAACTGTGCAATACAAATCCGAGCTTGCGATCCCCACAAGATCAATAACATTCTCCAGTCATATCCAGCCTCCCTCAACATTAAATAAGAAACGAGGAAGAATTTAGAAACCAAAATTTCTCTCTAGCCCATGCGTGGAATACCGTATTTCCTACTCACAGTAAATTTATTTTCCACAGCATCCCATCTCACCGTGACATCTTTGCCGACTAAAGCGAAGTAAcaatattgaatctattGTTTAGTGTTAGTATTTGAATTAAACCTCAATACGTAAGTCCCCTCAGAATTTGAGTTCGATATTATATCTTAAAACTAccataaaaagattttttaataGTTACGTCTCATCTCTTATAGCCTTATGATCATGTCTTCTTGTAAGAGTTCGGGCCTCAGCTTATCGCACAGCACCTTATTTCGTAATAAAATCCCTACAAAAAAGTCGTTTTCTCATATAAactaatttcttttataatttatttaataattgaaaaagtgatctaaaaaatttatatatagaagataactatatataatatcttaaaaacaaaatagatcttttaaatattttattttaataaagtttcagattttcaaaattgagaattttcaaaatttattatatataacacTTTTCCCatacaaaaaaatcaattttttccaaaattttggaaattattattttgaaaccCTACAactctttccaaaaaaatattaaaaataatccattcattttttcaaacaatctcaattattatttattatttctataaatttgaataattcaatttatatatttattgaaattttatataattaaaaagttgaataaatgaGGGTTTTTGCTGTGTTTTCGCTTAGTGTGCGATAAGCCGGGGCCTCAACTCTTACATTTTGGCTTAGCTTCTACTTTCGGGATTTGCGCCTTGAGCTTTGCAATCTCCATAGACTTCTATTTGATGGTATCCTCGAGAACATTATCACATTCTTTGTATTCTTTGATGGTATTGTCTAAGAACTCGATGTGTTCCATATTTTTGGCTTTTGGCGACTTGAGCCTTCAAATTCTGATTATGATCGACGAGGTTTGCAACTTCTGCATCCTCGTACGCCTCTAATTTATCGGACATGCCATCAAAtaattcatcattttttcGAGCCTTCAATTCCACAGATCTCAATTGTGCTCCCGTTCTTCCATGGTCAACTTTCAGCCGTTGATGAGCACCTCTGAAATCCATCAAAAGCCGCATGGCTTCCAAATGGCTTTTTGAAACCAAGTCATCTCCGCCGAAAAATGTACAATCTTGGACAACAGACTTCGTTAGACATTGATTCTTGGAGTTGGAGGGATCTATGAATTGAGACATGCCCTAGGTAGGCCGAATAGGCACAATGAACAGGCTGGTGAAAAATACACTATGTATACAAGGTCTGAGCACAAGAGTATGTTTGCCAGAAATTATATTCCAGATTGAGCAATAAGGATGCACAccttaaaaaaaatcaaataaacatAAGATTCACGGAAGTATCCGAAAATTTGGGCATTATACCTTCGACCAGTACGCTAGCTAGTGATCAAGTCCAGCTCAACGCAAACCTACAATTTATTCCACTCCAGCTCTCCAGACTTGAAAAGGAAACACCGTTATCAAGTAGAAAAACAAGTGATAAGGCGTAAGTTACCAACCAACGAACGGAGCGTGAAACAGTGTTCATATTACGTTGGTGAGCTGATAGGGATATGATGGGATTGCATTTTTTCCTTGCCCGGGATGTTTCATATACGCCCTGTACTAGTGAAGCATACTTGATACATATTCATATCTTATATTGCAATGAGTATCACTGAATTCTATATCAATAGAGGTATCtacttttgattgaagaatggaatgTTATTCGAAATTATGAGAGATATACATTGATATGAAAATGCAGGAATTCGATAGGTTCTTTTGGAAGTAGACAATGTCAAATATTTTCCTTGAAATTTATTGGAAGGTTGCAAGAAACATGATCGTAAATACCGCTGGAGGGATTTTGCTGAAAATTCGCTTGATCTGATGTGATTCCGAATGAAGCactagaaaatatatttataggGGCGAATTGGAGATCGTTTAGTCCACGCCGTTCTTTTTgcgagaagagaattggTATAGATTACAAATAACGAATGCATCCAATAAACACTATCTGACTTGTATAGTATAGTGAAGTTTTTGAAGCATACCGAAAGGTAGAAAACCCCGAATGCAAGTGCCTGACCATTTCCTCGTGGAAAGATATGCTCCCTGTAGAACTTTTGATTCCCCAACACCTATTCCCTATGCCCGATTTCCATATGTATCATAGAGGTGGAGCTACTGGTTTCCCCCCTTCAACTATGATCTGTTCATCGATTCGCTTCTCTACATCTCCGTACTCGAGGCGTTTGTAAGTAACTATCTTCGCTTCATTCatatcgatttcaaaaagaCGGATTCGGCGATGATAGCCTCCGTATCCTCCATATCCTCCGAATCCTGCACCGCCACCATAACACATCCAAAGAGCCGGGCTTTCATCCTCCTTTCGAGAAAGAGAGCAGTATTCATTTGCATGATCACTGTATATCTGATTAGCACAGTCTAGTAATTAGGAGATTTGATACTTACTGCCCACAGCTAACCATCACGACTCCCTGTTCTACAAGTGCATCTCGGAATCCAGAATTGAAACCAGGAGCAGTGACGCCTTCTCTCCACGCGCCCTCTTTATAAAGGGTGTCATCTCTATACTCAGGTAGTGGTATATGAATGAAGGCTAAATCCATATGGATATGGGAATATCCTTCGTGGGCTTTTTTCAGACCCGAAGCAGTTTGCTTGAACCAATCAATCTGGTCCTTTTTCAACCAATCATACCCCTTAAATGATCTCTCATCTGGTGAATAAGAATGTGTATCTAACAAGTAAATTGTTAGAGCAGAATGCTTGGAGCCACCCTGGGCAAGAACTTCGACAATATAGTTTCCTACCCCTTCGAGTTCTTCTGGACCAGCTTCTGATAACGAGTATGGCAGAGACTCGATCAATGCCATCTGTTGAGCTCGGGGTAGAGatccttcatcatcatgattaCCAAAAATCGTCGCAAATGGGATTTTGCGtttaataaacaattcaGCATATTTGAAAATGGCCTAGATCTGTTAGACGATGAGCTTTTAAACTTGTTAAGGGCGTTCTTACGCTCTGTGCATCCGGTGATGTCTCTCCATTTATTTGGTCACCGCTAAGAATAATCAAATCCGGCTTTTCTTCATCAAGTAATCTTCCAACGAATTCCAATGTTCTAGGATCAGCTTCACATTTACCGCCATCTTCAGGCATTGCATCTCTACAATGTCCAGTTCCCGTACTCAGATGTAAGTCCGCTGCTTGTaggattttgaatttcccaTTATCCCTTATACGAGGCTTTGGTTTGATTGGCATTATGAGCTTGCCTCTTCGTATACTAAGTCTGGCCTCTTGGACCTCCCCGGAAGAATCCAACAATAATGGTGTGCCAGTcatttcccatccatctcgtGGGTCCACAGCGTCTGCTCCAAATAAAACATCCACAGAAGTGACTGCCTCATTCGAATCACTCGCGTGGCGTTTTGCAGATCGTTTCAGCCATAATCCAGCAGGTCTCGAttcccatctctcatcccCCTTGCCCTTCGTTGCAGTCGCTGGATCCAGCCTCCCAACATTAACATCCATGACAACCTTATCTTCCGATGTAagttcctcttctttctttctttgcacATGCATATAAGCGCTATTCACCCAACCCTGTCCCAAATACAAGTCCTTCTCGATACGATGCCATTTATCCGAATCCAGCTTGCAGCTTGTGAAAATGTTGATTTTCGAGCATTTTGTGACAGTGATATCTGTGATCACTAGGCCCGGATGATGTGCTGGCATGTAATCATGAAGCGCGGAAGGTAAAACTCGGTATCGATTATCCAGGAACCACAGGATAATTAGGGTAAAAAAAGCAAGCGCACCGAGTTGCGTCGCTGTGCGGACCTGTCCAGGGTTAGATAGGGCGGAGATACCAAGACTCTAAAATGTATACCTACGATTCTTCTCGTCATCTTAACAAGCTGTGGTCCTATTGACCTATGCGCAAACGGCTTCTAGCTCACGCAGTTCGTTGAGCTTGTCTTGATGGAATGATTTCGGTGTCCCATCCGTAAAGTTATTGACAGGTCATTTCAATCTCGATGGTCAGGTCTTCCAATTGCAAGACTCGCACattaataaacaaaaaaggGGGAAACGgatagaaaaaaaatcaagggAGACTCTGATGATTGCATCGTTGGTCTGTTCAAGGGTAAGTTCTTTGAAGATCTGGGGTACAAGTAACGCTAATCCTAATTAGGATTTAGCGTCCCGAAACCTTAACCGGACAAACATAATAAATTCCCTTGACATGAGACGAAAGCatataggtatatatatatatgggaAGCGGGAGTGGTTGTTCCACAATCATACTGAAACGAAACTTGTTGTAGCACACtgttaatttatatatatacatatatcttGATACATTGAATACAGAGAAAGTTACATATTACATAGTTTGTTaaacatccatatccatcttcttccagaCGCCAACAAATCCTCCACCCGTTATTCTATCTCCAACTCTAGGCCTACATATCATTTCCCATCCTGACATATCCGTGAGATCACTCGCGTCTCCAGTGCTTGCTTCAACAGGAACACTTTCAGATTCGGATGTTTCCACGTCCTCACTGGTTACCTCATCCTCCTTACTTGAAATCTTTGAGAGCCATTCATCAACGATAGATGAAGCTTTGGATCCATCCTTTCTGTCTATTTTCTCAGCTTTGGCTTTCTTCTCGGCCTTGATCAGTGCTCGGGGTTTTACTGATCTCACTTCCCATTCTCGTCCCCCTGTACTAAGTTGCGATCCCAGTTCTAACACCCGATCCAACACGAAAGGCAATTTCTTCCCTTTTACAACCTCTAGACACTTCATGTGTTGTGTGATACTAGGGCACCATGTGATTAAGCGCCCATCAGGTTTAATGCATTTTCCcacaatttccatttcgtCTTGAATACCGGGTATATCTAAGATGGCGTGATCGAGGAAGACACCTTTCGTCTCTTCCAAACGTTTTGAAAGGTAATCATGAATACTACCAACATGAAAATCGATGTGGGGGAAATACGCTCCATGACGGTAATTTCTTACAGTTTTTTGTGCATGTCTCGAATGGCGTTCGTCCGCATCTAAGCTATGAATCACGGCTCGTCGCTGTGAGCGCCATTCATTGTATAGATCAGTCATTTTCTCAGCTCTCTCGCTAAGCTTGCCTCCGTATCGAAAGATATCTTCATCAGGGGAAATCTTGCCTCTCGTTTGAAGAAACCTCGGTATTGGCGGAGCCCTTGTGTTTGCTCCATGGATCGCTCGAGCAAGATGCAGAGTTAATGAACCGGCACCGGTACCAGCCTCGAAAATCTCCAGTGTTTCACTATTTTGTTTCACGGAATCCCAGTCCTCAGGTAATTCTACGTCTGTGAGTTCTGTTGGCTCAATAGGGAGTTCCTTGATCTCTTCTGACAATTCGTCCTTCTCTAGAATATCTGTAGATTCAAGGTTTTTGCTCTCAGGAGACGTCGCCGGCTTCagatcatcttcatcttgcGACACATCTTGCGAAACAACAGGTGCGTTAAGTGGCCTATGAGGACTAAACTTCTCAAGTTCAATGGCGCTTTCAGATTGATGAGATGGCACTGCCGCAAAATTGAGGTCTAGTAAAGAAACAATCAAGCTTGCATCTGAGGAATAGATCTACCAACATTAACCACTACCCCGTAAATttccaaacaaaaaaaaccTACAGGTGTCACGATCCTTGGAGCATTATCACAGTATTGACCAAGCGTAGGTTCATATATGCGAAATAATGCTTTTTTACCACCAGCCACTACAGATCTGTATGGTTTTCCAATAACGTCATCTGCCTTGACTTTTCTGTGATCCTTGAATACAAGAGAATCACCTCGTTTTAGAGGCTTTGACAAAGTAGGTACAGCCCTTGGATTCGATTCCGGCTTCAGCAGAACAATATCATTGACTTTTCAcaagaatcgaagaaatcaGTAAAGCTgtaaaaattaaagataGAAGATATGTTTCCTACCTCTGACCAATCTTTGAGTGAAAGGCCGACGACTACATGGTGAGCATATTGACTTGTAGGAGTTTATTCTCTTAGTACCAAAAGATATGGCACGTTGAGTTGTTAACATTGTGatgtttttaaaaataatttgatgtttgatttatggatttgatatcgatgGCTCCCGCTTTTCACATGCAACCTTCTACATTCACGCTAGCGGCCGCATTCCTTACAAGGGTCTTAGCTAACTACCAGCTGAAAGCCGAAGGTGGCTTTCATCATACTTCACCTCATCACAACAACACATCAATCCAGatcaatctttgaaattcGCATCTCACGTACTCATTGGAGATGTACacagaaattgaaggaaCCCACAAGATTGGTTCTCAATCCCTCTATACCAAAACCTGGAAAGTCCGTTGACCCCTCCCGTCCTCAGGTCATTCTCAATACAAACTAACTTAATCTCCAGCCTAATGCTCCTCCCGTAGCTAAACTGATTTTCATCCATGGCTTCTCCGACCACGTGAATCGTTACTATATCCTCTTTCCCACACTTGCCTCACGCGGAATCGAAGTACACGCTTTCGACCAAAGAGGCTGGGGTCGAAGCGTCACCAAGCCCTCCGAAAAAGGTCTTACGGGACCAACTTCTCTGGTCATCTCTGACATCGTTTCGTTCATTAAGACACAATTGCCTTCTCCTGTTCCTGTCTTTTTGATGGGTCATTCGATGGGTGGTGGTGAGGTTGTTACGCTGGCTAGTGATCCACAATATGCGGAATTGATGAATAGCATCCGAGGCTTTATTTTGGAGAGTCCTTTCATTGCGTTTCCAAAAGGCTTTGAACCTAGTTTTCTTACTGTGTTTTTCGGACGATTGGCGGGCAAAGTTTTACCACATAAACAAATGGTGAATAGACTTCCGCCCGAGAATCTGACCAGAGATCCCGAGGTTATAAAGTCGATGAATGAGGATACGTTATTGCATAATACGGGGACACTGGAGGGACTGGCGGGGATGTTGGACAGAACTGCTGCGATGAACCAGGGAAAGACCAAGTTAAATCCTGGGGTCAAAAGCTTGTGGTTAGGGCATGGGACAGTTGATAAAGGGACGAGTTTCGAGGGAAGTGAAAAGTGGTTTAATGAGCAGACAAGTTTGAAGGATAAGGAGTTCAAGAGATATGAGGGATGGTTCCATCAATTGCATGCAGATTTGCCTGATAATCGCGAGGTTTTCGCTAAGGACGTTGGGGATTGGATTTTGGCTAGATGTGATGGGGAGGAGGCTAGTAAAGCGGCTCAATCGAAGTTGTGATCTACAACACTTTAACGAAGAAATATTGGCGTTCTTGGAAGGTTGGGAGACCAGTTACGATATTACGTCATAGTTATAATCTAATTTGAAATGTTTGTTTTTTCCTCTTTAGTGTTAACGCAAAGCTTTAGAAATTTCCTTAGGTTTGGAGTCGGGCAATATTTATCGACCTGGTGCTGATCTTCTTCGATTGCGTAGCCTTCGACTGCGTAGCCTTCGTAGGCATTTTTACACCTTCGTCCGGCATCCCTCCATACGTTGCAACATAACCCTGCAACTTCCATAGTCTCATCTGTATCTCTTTGGTCGCATTCTTGTGTTTGACAACCAAGATCTGATTCCCAAATATTCGATTCCCCTCTCTGATCTTCTCGATCCACTGTTTACCCATCATCGTTCTTAGGTTAAACACAGGCACAGCTTTCCTTCCTCCGGGTCCGATTCTCTTAATTTCGAACTCTCCAGGAGGaacttcttgctcttgctcttgttCCCATCCCTGctccccttctcccctcGAAGCAAGCTTCTGACCCATCCACAATACACAGCCAGTCTGTTCACTGAATTCCACTTCTTCCCAATTCGCACATTTGTGTATATAACTCTTCTTCTTACACAAATACTCCAATAATTCCGCCGTCCGCCTCCTCATCAATTCCAGTAGAAAAGTATCCATATCTGATCTCCAGGTAGCTTGTAGCACAGCATGTTTCCTCGCTGTACTTTTTGCCTGCATGAGTCCAAATTTTTTGTATATCCCCGTGTATCCAGATTTTGTCTTGAAGAAGGACTGGAGGAGCGATTGGCGCAGAGCTACGTAGGAGGTGGATCCTAATGAGGGGGTGTGTAGAGTGTTTTGCTCGGAGGATTTGACGTTGGGTGAATGGGGAGAGAGACTTCGAGGAACGTGCCAGGGGGCAGATGTGGTGGGATGCGCCATTATTGTGAAATCCTGGAGAAAGAAACTAGGGAGCGAGAGTTGTGTTGCAGTACATTGACGGACGGGGGTTGCAAGGGCGAGAGCTGAGGATGTGTTAGCATTAAGCACTATAGATAATTGGAAACAATAATACCATAAGGATTTTTGGCAAGCTGCTCTTGAAAAGCTGTTCGACCTTCTTTCTTGGGTTGCGGTTTGGGAGCTGAATGTTTGTTTCGGGCTTCTTGGAATAAGGGATTCATGAGTGGTGAAAGAGGCAACTCTCGGCGTTTGTtcccttttccatttccatcccttTGCCCTTCTGTTCCTTCTACAGTCGTGGTTTGGATGCCATCGGCTCTGCCCCCCTGACTCAAGTCGCATGTGGTAGCAGAGCTGGAAGTGACATTTTTGAAGTCTTTGGCGTTCGCAATTGATTTCGAAGCCGATGTAGAATAATTCCAGTTAGAGCATTTCAAGTACCTTCCAGCACTTCTGCCATGAAAAATTCTGCATCCCTTCATACCACATATCACTGTCGTTAACAACCCAAGAAAAACTGGCGGGGTATAAACTAAGAATGTTcgtcaaaatcaatcaatcaaagctCAAGCGAAAACGCGACAATCGCGTCTCCCAACCAGCTTCATTATCTAAGTACATCACCCCCACTACTCTTACAGACGtcacatcatcaatcatactTCATAATGCTCGCAACACGGATATTCCGATCGCATGCAGCGCGCAAGGCTGTCTTCACAGGAATTAGATCTATATCTTCTCTACCCTCGCAATCCGAACCAAATAAATCATGGACCCCCGTACCATATATCACAGAGACGATTGTGAGCAGGATATAGAACCCTATGACTTTGCGAATATGTGCTAATGAGATAGGGAGGTGGATGGCGTACctgtatgtatatttacGACGGATTTGGTACTGGGAATACAAAATACTGACGAGTTGAGAATCAGCGGATATATTTTCCAAGCTTTTACAAGTGTGTTTCCCTCATACCGGTGCTTTGGTCTTCGACCATAGGATATGTTATTGATACAAGATAGGAGCGAATTATTTGTTTGAATGGCGAGGTCAATTCATCACTTTCGGCGGCCGTTGTAGCCCAACTCCTTTACCTCGAATCCGACGCTCCAGAAAAAGCCATAACTCTATACATTAACTCGCCGGGTGGCTCCGTCACCGCCGGTCTCGCCATCTACGACACAATGACCTATATCAAATCACCCGTCTCCACTGTCTGCGTCGGTCAGGCCGCATCCATGGGCTCGCTTCTTCTATGCGGAGGAGAACCAGGAAAAAGATTCTGTTTGCCGCACAGTTCGATTATGATACATCAACCAAGTGGAGGATATTCAGGCCAAGCTACCGATATCGCGATTCACGCGACGGAGATTCTGAGGGTTAGAAAGAGCCTGaatgagatttataagaGGCATTTGACCAAGGAACACAGCctggaagaaattgagaggatgatggagagggaCAAGTTTTTGAGTGCGCAGGAGGCGTTGGAGATGGGTATTGtggatgaaattcttgacAGACGGGAAcctgaaggaaagaaggagaacaGTTAGGAGTTAGGTTTCTTAGGGCTATACATAATTCAGAAGAAACGTCCTGAAGGATTTGAAGGTTCGACCTTGCGCTTTCCCTTCCAAGAAAGATCGCGAGATTCAGGCTTTGATTATTGCCCCATAGCGTACGAGATGCATGTCCAGTTATGGCTCAAGGCTCTTGGTTTCTTCCTTAGGGGCGATATTGTGTGGCTTTTCGAGGTTCTTAACTCACAAAAATGTCTGGCGGGTACGGAATCCGCGTTCAATGAGACTGGAACCTCTCGCTCGAGTGGAGCGATTATCATTTACGCCGCACAGAGATTTCCCTgataaatactttttttcCCCACAAGGCATCACACAATCAACTATTTTCCTCCACATTGGGATCTTGAATTACCGAGCACATATGCCAAAGTTGTTGGAACATTAGTATGAGGTCTAGCGTTCATGATTCAAAACGGAATCCTGCTATATCTTATCTTTGCAAGGCATCACTCCCTCAACcttaaatctttttatctaCCCCTCTTTATCATTTATTTTGCCGGAATGCGTATCTACTCCCAATACTCCCAGTTCCATTGCCACAGAAGAAATTTAGCCCCTCTCTTTCCAACGTGATCGCATCAATATCTCGTTCTGTATTCTCTCGTTTTAACTCTCCAATATGATACCAACTGAGCTCAATTCTTtcacatacgaccatagactgaagagaattgggcatcccgtccgctctgccatacacaagcttcagatcggtggattagtagttgggtgggtgaccaccagcgaatccccactgttgtatgttCCTTTTgcaattttcatttatttatttttttttggcttttttTACCTCCTATGAAGGACAGTGAAAGCTGGTGCGGGGATAGGAGAAAGGTTAGGCAGAGTGAGGCTCAGTTGCTTCAAATCCAACCCCCTtctatctcttctccattctctaATTCATAGCTTTTCTTATCGTCTCCCCATCCCACCTCGTGACCGTCATCTTTCCACTTGTCTCTTACCACTTCGTTTTCCCAATGCTGTTCCTCGTCTCCTATCTCGTTCTCCATGctatcttcctctcccccctcttcttgtattcctttttctctctcatgGTCTTGCTTCCCAAATACTTCACACCCCAAAGCTCCTCTCATCCTTCCCACTTCCAAAATCCCATCGTGTCTCTCATGCACATCCTGGTTGCTATATTTCACTTTATACTTTGTGGAATCCATCACTCCATTATTATTGCTTAGCGAGAACGAAGTAGATCCTTTTGTAGTGCTGACATAGATAGATGCATCTGTTGTTATATCTTCTGGGTTTGTTGGAGTCTGGGTTATGGGAATTGGGGATGTGGAACCTGATGAGGTAGGGGGATATATAGGGGTGAAGGAAAGTGCTATACGCAGTTTTTTGCGAGGGAGGGGGGCTTGTGGATCGGGGCTAATGATTGTTAGTTCTTTTCTGATCagggagaaaaagagaatgaaTTGGTGGTGAGGGAGGAACATACTAAATAATCGCAGCATATGCTCTTTTTGATGGACAATGCCCATATTTATCCTGTAAGCACATCGTGTTAGCTTTCGTCTTAATCGTGCTTTCATGTTGGTAAAACTTGAATAGTGGGAATAGCAGGAGTTGTAGCACATAATCACGAGTACCAAGAATTCCAAAACAAATGGGGAAGCTTACGATAATCCCTTTGTTCCATCTCTCCAACACACATCTAAtaacttccttctcttcttccaaagcATTCATACTTTGCGGTAAAGATGGGGCGGGATATATAACCGTTATATTTTGGATAGAACCAGCGGTTATGAGGTAATGACAGCCGAATTCCGGAAGTGAAGGATCTGGTTGTTGTCGTCGAAAAGTCTGAGGAGGATCTGGACATATTGGCGCTGATTTTGGAGGAGTTTCTACAAATCTTTGTTGGCTGTATTGTGGGGTTGACGGAGCAGAAGAGCGAGGGAAGTATGCAGAAAAagttgatgaggaggaggagtaCGGGGGGTGTAAACGAGATTTCGCTCGTTCGTCTACAAATACTGATGGGAGTAGTGTTGTTGTGTCTTCGGGGTTTTcgttttcctcttctcctttgttttcctcttcctcgctttctttttcttcttcgtcctcaCTCTCagtcttctcctcttcttcttctttcccctcttcatcatcttcgtcttcgtatTCATGCCTAcccttctcttcatcatcacaaaCATCATCCACCAATTCAACCCCCCCTGCCAATTCCAGATACAGACCCTTCTCAACCTGCCCCTCCTCTTTCCCAGActcaaacttttcaatcttccaatcattACAATCATTACCGAAAAACTCGTCCAAAAAATCCTCATACCCCAATCCGcatttctcaatctcttcccatcgctcttttgcttctttagtttctctttcgatttctttggCTTTCTTACTTGCTCTGTCTTcactactttcaatatccCCTCTTCTATCCCTTCCCCTGACACGTTCCCTACTACCACCCCTCTCACCCGGCAAAGACAAAGAACCCCCCTCTAACAAATTCAACcgatctctcaatctcaacaccTCATCCACAAGATCCGGAAGTTGCAAGCCCGGAGAAGGGGATGG is part of the Botrytis cinerea B05.10 chromosome 10, complete sequence genome and encodes:
- the Bcyju3 gene encoding Bcyju3 gives rise to the protein MYTEIEGTHKIGSQSLYTKTWKPNAPPVAKLIFIHGFSDHVNRYYILFPTLASRGIEVHAFDQRGWGRSVTKPSEKGLTGPTSLVISDIVSFIKTQLPSPVPVFLMGHSMGGGEVVTLASDPQYAELMNSIRGFILESPFIAFPKGFEPSFLTVFFGRLAGKVLPHKQMVNRLPPENLTRDPEVIKSMNEDTLLHNTGTLEGLAGMLDRTAAMNQGKTKLNPGVKSLWLGHGTVDKGTSFEGSEKWFNEQTSLKDKEFKRYEGWFHQLHADLPDNREVFAKDVGDWILARCDGEEASKAAQSKL